One Acidobacteriota bacterium genomic window carries:
- a CDS encoding glycosyltransferase family 4 protein, whose amino-acid sequence MRVVHVSKVKGIAGSEGHLFRLLPALARRGHDIHMIVLVDPTLGDRGFGDGLRSRGVSFEYVPIRVHADPIVGPALARRLAALRPDVVHTHLWHADVFGLWAARRAGVRAAVSTRHNTDRFRRRWACRMLTRWSMARADVVVAISDAVADFVVRVEGVATGRVVTVRYGLDVEAPGVGDRTEARARLGARAGEPLVGVIGRSIEQKGIDVLLAAFPRIVDAVPGARLAVVGDGPLRQPLEALARRLGIDAQVVFTGWVDRASRLMPACDVVVIPSRFEGFGLVALEAMAARRPVVATRVDALREVIADGETGVLVAPEAPGDLADAVVGLLEAPGVAAAMGEAGYRRLVECYSVDRMVEGTLAVYERVGSSHPVTMRTPR is encoded by the coding sequence ATGCGGGTCGTCCACGTGAGCAAGGTCAAGGGCATCGCGGGATCGGAGGGACACCTCTTCCGGTTGCTGCCGGCGCTCGCTCGGCGGGGCCACGACATCCACATGATCGTGCTCGTCGATCCGACGCTTGGAGATCGCGGGTTCGGGGACGGGCTGCGGAGCCGCGGCGTGTCGTTCGAGTACGTGCCCATCCGCGTCCACGCCGACCCGATCGTGGGGCCGGCGCTGGCGCGCCGGCTCGCGGCCCTGAGGCCGGACGTCGTCCACACGCACTTGTGGCACGCCGACGTGTTCGGGCTCTGGGCCGCGCGGCGCGCCGGTGTGCGGGCGGCCGTGTCGACACGCCACAACACCGACCGTTTCCGCCGTCGCTGGGCCTGTCGGATGCTGACGCGCTGGTCGATGGCCCGTGCGGATGTGGTCGTGGCGATCTCCGACGCGGTGGCCGACTTCGTCGTGCGGGTGGAGGGTGTGGCAACCGGGCGGGTCGTGACGGTGCGTTATGGCCTGGATGTCGAGGCGCCGGGAGTCGGCGACCGCACCGAAGCCCGGGCCCGCCTCGGGGCGCGAGCCGGCGAGCCACTTGTCGGGGTCATCGGTCGATCGATCGAACAGAAGGGCATCGATGTGCTGCTTGCGGCGTTTCCGCGGATCGTCGACGCGGTGCCCGGTGCCCGTCTGGCCGTGGTCGGTGACGGGCCGCTGCGCCAGCCGCTCGAGGCGCTGGCGCGGCGGCTCGGCATCGACGCACAGGTGGTCTTCACGGGGTGGGTCGACCGCGCGAGCCGCCTGATGCCCGCCTGCGACGTCGTCGTCATTCCGTCGCGATTCGAGGGGTTCGGGCTGGTCGCCCTCGAGGCGATGGCGGCGAGGCGCCCCGTGGTGGCGACCAGGGTCGATGCGCTGCGCGAGGTGATTGCCGACGGCGAGACGGGCGTACTCGTCGCGCCCGAGGCTCCCGGGGATCTGGCCGATGCGGTCGTGGGCCTCCTCGAGGCGCCGGGTGTCGCGGCCGCGATGGGTGAGGCGGGATACCGGCGACTCGTGGAGTGCTACTCGGTCGACCGGATGGTGGAGGGCACGCTGGCGGTCTACGAACGGGTCGGATCCAGCCATCCGGTCACGATGCGAACGCCTCGGTGA
- a CDS encoding glycosyltransferase: MKFLFVASLHHPDPGRSRLPDEFPSAQAEASWTKALKDLGHETSVFWRNVDSLDEFRPLVMTERRSLARAVRALVSRVPWLSPGRRRRNGRLVELARREPPDVVVVIGNNTDVTAATLETVKRETGALVVYACGDSPVVFARPIERAAARVYDLVIANDAGHAAQWRQLGARRTELLPMSAADVELCVAAREAAGTEFECDVGFAGTLVPAALYRKRVEALEALRDFDLAIWSVHEVPPSLRRFHRGPLVGPAMLRALAASRIVPNPHGDTMRDGGNMRLFEVCGVGALQITDDCPAARRWFVPGEHLVVYEDPGHLRSLVGYYLAHDEQRRRIARAGQRHVLAGHTYHDRMRRLVELVEGLRRPSAVGGETAGRPAE; this comes from the coding sequence GTGAAGTTCCTGTTCGTGGCGTCGCTGCATCATCCGGATCCCGGTCGGTCGCGACTGCCGGACGAGTTCCCGAGCGCGCAGGCCGAGGCGTCGTGGACGAAGGCTTTGAAGGACCTCGGTCACGAGACGTCGGTCTTCTGGCGGAACGTGGACTCACTCGACGAGTTCCGTCCGCTCGTGATGACCGAGCGGCGGTCGCTCGCCCGTGCCGTCCGAGCACTGGTGTCACGGGTGCCATGGCTGTCGCCGGGGCGCAGGCGCCGCAACGGTCGGCTCGTCGAGCTCGCGAGGCGCGAACCGCCGGACGTCGTCGTCGTGATCGGCAACAACACCGACGTCACCGCGGCCACGCTGGAGACGGTGAAGCGGGAGACCGGGGCCCTCGTCGTCTATGCGTGCGGCGATTCGCCCGTGGTGTTCGCGCGACCGATCGAGCGCGCGGCCGCCCGAGTCTACGACCTCGTCATCGCCAACGACGCTGGTCACGCCGCGCAGTGGCGGCAGCTCGGCGCGCGCCGCACCGAGCTGCTGCCGATGTCCGCGGCCGACGTCGAGCTCTGCGTGGCAGCGCGAGAGGCTGCAGGAACAGAGTTCGAGTGCGACGTCGGCTTCGCCGGGACCCTCGTGCCCGCCGCACTGTACCGGAAGCGCGTGGAGGCACTCGAGGCCCTGCGCGACTTCGACCTGGCCATCTGGAGCGTCCACGAAGTGCCGCCTTCACTGCGGCGGTTCCACCGCGGCCCGTTGGTCGGGCCGGCGATGCTGCGTGCCCTCGCGGCCTCGCGCATCGTCCCCAACCCGCACGGCGACACGATGCGCGATGGCGGGAACATGCGGTTGTTCGAGGTCTGTGGTGTCGGTGCCCTTCAGATCACCGACGACTGCCCGGCCGCGCGCCGCTGGTTCGTGCCCGGCGAGCACCTGGTCGTCTACGAGGACCCGGGCCACCTTCGCTCGCTCGTGGGCTACTATCTTGCGCACGACGAACAGCGCCGACGGATCGCGCGCGCCGGGCAGCGTCACGTGCTCGCGGGTCACACCTATCACGACAGGATGCGGCGACTGGTCGAACTCGTCGAAGGACTCCGCCGGCCGTCGGCTGTCGGAGGCGAGACCGCGGGTAGGCCGGCCGAGTAG
- a CDS encoding oligosaccharide flippase family protein, with product MSKVVSGLTMFGWQVVVAQHLGPFGLGLYATIGAVLALAATLSDAGLGVVVTRDVAARPRLASPVLATTLVVQPALAVVAALGASFVILASPGMAVPGLLVALASVVLVTDTLGNICHAQLVAAGRLRAAALLTALHAVALATTGTALVTGGLALWGVYLAILAASLLRATAYWRALGLAPTWPVRRSLAGSLLREGWPVAAIALVGLTRLHIDKLFTTSLLGPAATGQLQAAFVVVFGVTELFVGTLLLTALPAMARAWVGGEHRLFLTLMERLGAVGLVLTVPVAVGATLFGEWGVARVFGAAYSGTSPVLTLLLWSAVAGAITGVLGQVLMCQRRQRTLLVVRGATLGLHLLLLGVLIRRLGVAGAGWASIATEGLALVAMGWAVRVELRESWGLLVGRLVRVGAAAAVAAVLALLAAGHTSPLVGAVVFALAYAASVRLARGVSDDEWRALGGGLRQLMPRRTSR from the coding sequence GTGTCGAAGGTGGTGTCCGGGCTCACGATGTTCGGGTGGCAGGTCGTGGTGGCCCAGCACCTCGGGCCGTTCGGTCTCGGCCTCTACGCCACCATCGGCGCCGTGCTGGCGCTCGCCGCGACGCTCTCCGACGCCGGCCTCGGCGTGGTGGTCACGCGTGACGTGGCCGCGCGGCCGCGGCTCGCCAGCCCCGTGCTCGCGACGACGCTGGTCGTTCAGCCCGCCCTGGCGGTGGTCGCGGCCTTGGGGGCGTCGTTCGTGATCCTGGCGTCGCCGGGCATGGCCGTCCCGGGTCTCCTCGTCGCGCTGGCCAGCGTCGTGCTCGTGACGGACACGCTCGGCAACATCTGTCACGCGCAGCTCGTGGCGGCCGGACGCCTCCGTGCCGCAGCCCTGCTGACGGCGCTGCACGCGGTGGCGCTGGCCACGACCGGCACGGCACTGGTCACCGGGGGCCTCGCGCTCTGGGGAGTGTACCTGGCGATCCTGGCCGCGTCGCTCCTGCGCGCCACGGCCTACTGGCGCGCGCTCGGCCTCGCACCGACGTGGCCCGTGCGGCGATCGCTCGCGGGCAGCCTGCTGCGAGAGGGCTGGCCCGTGGCGGCCATCGCCCTCGTCGGACTCACCAGGCTGCACATCGACAAGCTCTTCACCACCTCGCTGCTCGGACCCGCCGCGACGGGCCAACTCCAGGCCGCGTTCGTGGTCGTGTTCGGCGTCACGGAATTGTTCGTCGGCACGCTGCTGCTCACCGCCCTGCCCGCCATGGCGCGGGCATGGGTCGGCGGCGAGCACCGCCTGTTCCTGACGCTCATGGAGCGGCTCGGCGCCGTCGGTCTCGTCCTGACCGTGCCCGTCGCCGTGGGTGCCACGCTCTTCGGAGAGTGGGGCGTCGCCCGCGTGTTCGGCGCCGCCTATTCCGGGACGTCACCCGTACTGACCCTGCTGCTCTGGAGCGCCGTGGCCGGCGCGATCACCGGAGTGCTCGGGCAGGTCCTGATGTGCCAGCGCCGTCAGCGGACACTGCTCGTCGTGCGCGGGGCGACGCTCGGGCTCCACCTGCTGCTGCTCGGCGTGCTGATTCGACGGCTCGGCGTCGCCGGCGCCGGGTGGGCGTCCATCGCAACCGAGGGACTGGCGCTCGTCGCCATGGGGTGGGCGGTTCGGGTGGAGCTGCGGGAATCCTGGGGTCTGCTGGTCGGTCGCCTCGTCCGGGTCGGTGCGGCCGCCGCCGTCGCCGCCGTGTTGGCGCTGCTCGCGGCGGGACACACCTCTCCCCTCGTGGGAGCCGTCGTCTTCGCTCTGGCGTACGCAGCGAGCGTACGCCTCGCGCGGGGCGTATCCGACGACGAGTGGCGTGCGCTTGGCGGCGGGTTGCGCCAGCTGATGCCACGAAGGACGAGCCGGTGA
- a CDS encoding glycosyltransferase — translation MKIVHVTPYYAPAWAWGGVVEAVSGLARAQAAAGHRVAVVTTDTLGPFERGPSERRIVDGVDVVRVRTRSPWLRGALNLSWPVGFGAATRACLEDLRPAVVHCHELRTVETLVAACIASRLTVPIVLSPHGTLPYLTGRRWAKYAWDQCLARTTLERTTHVVALTRAEAAEVAVVCRRWRVPRLAGRCSVVQNGVDVERYGRLPAKEAARRRLGLPLERPVALFLGRLDARKGVDLLVEAGEKLAAGGHPVHLLIAGPDAGVRRAVEAQVSRLGCDRRVSMPGLLVGDTKLAALAAADVMALPSYGEGLPMAVLEALAAGVPVVAARETHLDGIERAGAGLLVDRTADSLAGGLLTVVRDHARRAEMARRARTLAAERHGWQAVIPQLDRVYEQCAVEGVAR, via the coding sequence ATGAAGATCGTCCACGTGACGCCCTACTACGCGCCGGCCTGGGCGTGGGGCGGTGTCGTCGAAGCCGTCTCGGGGCTGGCGCGGGCGCAGGCCGCCGCCGGACATCGCGTCGCGGTCGTCACCACCGACACGCTGGGTCCGTTCGAGCGCGGCCCGAGTGAACGTCGGATCGTCGACGGCGTCGATGTCGTCCGTGTCCGGACGAGATCGCCGTGGCTGAGGGGGGCGCTCAACCTCTCGTGGCCGGTTGGCTTCGGCGCGGCGACCCGCGCATGTCTCGAGGACCTCCGCCCGGCGGTCGTGCACTGTCACGAGCTTCGCACGGTCGAAACGCTCGTCGCTGCCTGCATCGCGTCGCGCCTGACCGTGCCGATCGTCCTGTCGCCGCACGGCACGCTGCCCTATCTCACGGGACGCCGATGGGCCAAGTACGCGTGGGACCAGTGCCTCGCCAGGACCACGCTCGAACGGACGACGCACGTCGTGGCACTCACGCGGGCCGAGGCCGCGGAGGTTGCCGTCGTGTGCCGGCGGTGGCGGGTGCCGCGACTCGCCGGCCGCTGCTCGGTCGTGCAGAACGGTGTCGACGTCGAGCGCTACGGTCGTCTGCCCGCGAAGGAGGCGGCCCGCCGGCGGCTCGGCCTGCCGCTGGAGCGGCCGGTCGCGCTCTTCCTCGGCCGGCTCGATGCGCGAAAGGGCGTGGACCTCCTCGTCGAGGCCGGGGAGAAGCTCGCGGCCGGAGGACACCCCGTTCACCTGTTGATTGCCGGGCCGGATGCAGGAGTCCGGCGGGCGGTCGAGGCGCAGGTGTCTCGACTCGGCTGCGACCGCCGTGTCTCGATGCCGGGGCTGCTCGTCGGCGACACGAAGCTCGCGGCACTGGCGGCGGCCGACGTCATGGCGCTGCCTTCCTACGGCGAGGGGCTGCCGATGGCTGTGCTCGAAGCGCTCGCGGCCGGTGTGCCGGTCGTCGCGGCCCGGGAGACACATCTCGATGGCATCGAACGCGCCGGAGCCGGTCTATTGGTCGACCGAACGGCCGATTCGCTCGCTGGCGGCCTGTTGACGGTCGTGCGCGACCACGCGCGGCGAGCCGAAATGGCTCGCCGTGCCAGGACGCTCGCTGCGGAACGCCATGGGTGGCAGGCCGTCATTCCGCAGTTGGACCGCGTGTACGAGCAGTGCGCCGTCGAGGGCGTCGCCCGATGA
- a CDS encoding methyltransferase domain-containing protein: MTRPPPPPPEGYADRLAGEAAFWGGVARDEAATHAPDWEVLRSTPLNRLVRGRDIDALLASVHPDMRVLELGCGSGWLSVALARRGARVVALDASREALAVAERYHASVAATLPGSLRYLLADLNRPDIDAGTSDLVVAVGVLHHLLDAQPVLNLIDRSLRPGGRLWVSDFVGHDSTAAALAAGAVLLMLPSEMAFRQKWHGLMRFGLRAPDRVRASMEAEGLSPMEGAGRRVDWIGAIGERFAITETNWHPAIAGYLACQIALPPRLAAAVIKAITAVDRRLVALGAWRGSGVTLTARKRGPIRSP, from the coding sequence ATGACGCGTCCTCCACCTCCGCCCCCTGAAGGGTACGCCGATCGGCTTGCCGGCGAGGCAGCGTTCTGGGGCGGAGTCGCCCGTGACGAGGCCGCGACGCACGCACCCGACTGGGAGGTCCTCCGCTCGACACCGCTCAACCGCCTGGTGCGCGGCCGCGACATCGACGCCCTGCTCGCTTCGGTGCACCCTGACATGCGAGTGCTCGAACTCGGCTGCGGTTCGGGCTGGCTCTCGGTCGCACTGGCACGCCGGGGTGCGCGCGTCGTCGCGCTCGATGCCAGCCGCGAGGCGCTCGCCGTGGCAGAACGGTATCACGCGTCGGTGGCCGCGACGCTGCCGGGCAGCCTCCGCTATCTGCTGGCGGACCTCAATCGCCCCGACATCGACGCCGGCACGTCCGACCTCGTCGTGGCCGTGGGTGTCCTCCATCACCTGCTCGATGCGCAGCCGGTTCTGAACCTCATCGATCGGTCGCTCCGCCCCGGTGGGCGGCTGTGGGTATCGGACTTCGTCGGTCACGACTCGACCGCCGCAGCGCTGGCCGCGGGGGCGGTGTTGCTGATGCTGCCGTCAGAGATGGCGTTCAGGCAGAAGTGGCACGGCCTGATGCGGTTCGGACTGCGGGCGCCCGACCGTGTCCGCGCGAGCATGGAGGCCGAAGGGCTCTCGCCGATGGAAGGTGCGGGGCGTCGCGTCGACTGGATCGGCGCCATCGGCGAACGCTTCGCCATCACCGAGACGAACTGGCACCCGGCGATCGCCGGGTACCTGGCCTGCCAGATCGCACTTCCACCGCGGTTGGCCGCTGCCGTCATCAAGGCCATCACCGCCGTCGACCGCCGGCTCGTCGCCCTCGGCGCCTGGCGCGGTTCCGGCGTCACGCTGACGGCCCGAAAACGAGGGCCGATACGCTCGCCATGA
- a CDS encoding glycosyltransferase family 39 protein, whose product MSAPRWEHRLWLSVLGLAVAVRAAVWLSFPGIFDFVATGTVHGSEAYDAYAVNLLSTGVYGRDAGVPDAALPPLYSLLLSAIYFVAGRSALAVAAVHTACDLASMVFLRRIASALGCAPPAGTLAALGMAIYPYLVFQSLTVNDTSFFILQLHAFTWLAVRLGHPDRRTGVVWWVVAGGVVLGLATLTRPVILPLLGWVVLWWTLRLPVRDVALRTVAIAASATLVIGAWAARNARVYDETVVIATNGGSNFWQGNNPRAHAYLAAGYDVQWISPGPLGGIDFRDPAANREFMAEGLRFWRDHPGEIPALLWTKFLVHWSIDVTPRRQPASDAAVTPRGEDVRQVAQGDTVALSGLGPGHAVSAYAEPLFDRYGRLVHRTFWGLSLLLAFVGVWATRRGWRDVSLLWCVQINMTLAYMVFHPSTRYRLPSDPLLMVFSAAGIVVLVAWAVRAARRVRPVR is encoded by the coding sequence ATGTCGGCCCCGCGGTGGGAACATCGACTGTGGCTCTCGGTGCTCGGACTGGCCGTCGCCGTGCGGGCCGCCGTCTGGCTGAGCTTTCCAGGCATCTTCGATTTCGTCGCGACGGGCACCGTGCACGGGTCGGAGGCCTACGACGCCTACGCGGTCAACCTGCTGTCCACTGGCGTCTACGGCCGGGACGCCGGCGTGCCAGACGCCGCGCTTCCGCCACTCTACAGCCTGCTGCTCAGCGCCATCTACTTCGTGGCCGGCCGGTCGGCGCTCGCGGTGGCTGCTGTCCACACGGCCTGCGATCTGGCGTCGATGGTGTTCCTGCGGCGCATCGCCAGCGCGTTGGGCTGCGCGCCGCCCGCGGGCACGCTCGCGGCGCTCGGCATGGCGATCTATCCGTACCTGGTCTTCCAATCGCTGACGGTCAACGACACCTCGTTCTTCATCCTCCAGTTGCACGCGTTCACGTGGCTGGCCGTCCGCCTCGGCCACCCCGACCGTCGTACCGGCGTCGTGTGGTGGGTCGTGGCCGGCGGGGTGGTGCTCGGCCTGGCCACGCTCACCCGGCCGGTCATCCTGCCGCTCCTGGGATGGGTCGTACTGTGGTGGACGCTCCGCCTGCCCGTGCGAGATGTCGCCCTCAGGACCGTGGCCATCGCTGCGTCGGCGACGCTGGTGATCGGCGCCTGGGCCGCCAGGAACGCCCGCGTGTACGACGAGACCGTGGTCATCGCGACCAATGGCGGGTCGAACTTCTGGCAGGGCAACAACCCCCGCGCGCACGCCTACCTGGCCGCCGGGTACGACGTGCAGTGGATCTCGCCTGGACCGCTCGGGGGGATCGACTTCAGGGATCCGGCGGCGAACCGCGAGTTCATGGCCGAGGGGCTTCGCTTCTGGCGCGACCATCCAGGCGAGATCCCGGCTCTGCTCTGGACGAAGTTCCTCGTGCACTGGAGCATTGACGTGACGCCCCGGCGGCAACCCGCCTCGGACGCGGCAGTCACCCCCCGCGGTGAGGACGTGCGCCAGGTCGCTCAAGGCGACACCGTCGCGTTGTCCGGTCTCGGGCCGGGCCACGCCGTGTCGGCGTATGCCGAGCCGTTGTTCGATCGCTACGGTCGTCTCGTTCACCGGACCTTCTGGGGCCTCTCGCTCCTGCTGGCGTTCGTGGGAGTCTGGGCGACGCGTCGCGGCTGGCGCGACGTGTCGCTGCTGTGGTGCGTCCAGATCAACATGACGCTCGCGTACATGGTCTTCCACCCGTCCACACGCTATCGGCTGCCGAGTGATCCATTGCTCATGGTGTTCTCGGCCGCCGGCATCGTCGTCCTCGTGGCGTGGGCGGTTCGCGCGGCCCGACGCGTCCGGCCCGTCCGCTGA
- a CDS encoding glycosyltransferase family 2 protein, which produces MFQDQRVAVVVPCYKVAAHLPGVLRAMPPLVDLVVVVDDGSPDDIASAAASVGDARVEVLRHDDNLGLGAAMITGYEHALGRGADIVVKMDGDGQMDHAHLPRLLRPIASGEADLTKGNRFLRRRHLGGMPVLRRLGNVALSFLTKIASGYWNVFDPTNGFVAVRRQLLEEIELSRLGPGYFFESSLLCEAYLAGAVAQDISIPSRYRGEQSSLSLGRTVATFPVWLVRAFVRRIAFQHFVRDFTPVALFLVSGVALTLVGSAFGLQNWLARAGTGEPTPTGTIVLALLPLVVGLQLILQAIVMDIGSVPARSPWRTRED; this is translated from the coding sequence ATGTTCCAGGACCAGCGGGTGGCCGTCGTCGTGCCCTGCTACAAGGTCGCCGCGCACCTGCCCGGCGTCCTCCGGGCGATGCCTCCGCTCGTCGACCTCGTCGTCGTCGTCGACGACGGCTCACCGGACGACATCGCCAGCGCGGCCGCCTCGGTCGGCGACGCGAGGGTCGAGGTGCTTCGCCACGACGACAACCTCGGCCTCGGCGCGGCGATGATCACCGGGTACGAGCACGCCCTCGGCCGCGGGGCGGACATCGTCGTGAAGATGGACGGCGACGGCCAGATGGATCACGCGCACCTGCCGCGGTTGCTGCGCCCCATCGCCAGCGGCGAGGCCGATCTCACGAAGGGAAACCGATTCCTCCGCCGGAGGCACCTCGGAGGCATGCCCGTCTTGCGGCGGCTCGGCAACGTGGCCCTGTCGTTCCTCACCAAGATCGCGTCCGGCTACTGGAACGTCTTCGATCCGACGAACGGCTTCGTCGCCGTCCGCCGGCAACTCCTCGAGGAGATCGAGCTCTCGAGGCTCGGGCCCGGGTACTTCTTCGAGTCGTCGCTGCTCTGCGAGGCCTACCTCGCCGGAGCCGTCGCGCAGGACATCTCCATCCCGTCACGTTATCGTGGCGAGCAGAGCTCGCTATCGCTTGGCCGGACCGTCGCGACGTTCCCGGTCTGGCTGGTGCGGGCCTTCGTGCGCCGCATCGCGTTCCAGCACTTCGTGCGCGACTTCACGCCCGTGGCGCTCTTCCTCGTGTCGGGCGTCGCGCTGACGCTCGTCGGGTCGGCCTTCGGCCTCCAGAACTGGCTGGCGCGCGCCGGCACCGGCGAGCCGACGCCGACCGGCACCATCGTCCTGGCGCTGCTGCCGCTGGTCGTCGGCCTGCAGCTCATCCTGCAGGCCATCGTCATGGACATCGGCAGCGTGCCCGCGCGGAGTCCGTGGCGGACGCGCGAAGACTGA
- a CDS encoding glycosyltransferase — MTLLVVCSSLDLRAPLSATPAWWQLLKGLYEAGAHLLVTTYHGATPQAPWWQAFPNPLRIAGDTFAGVREVARRVRGDARGRSATGSRRRVPVEGLGDRLVRTMAHGLAAPVWTRHLSSILARHDDVEAVLMLSVPPNHVRGVASALRARFSRPVIFYDGDAPASLPAWSGFATGFRIYDGADLAEFDAVVSNSEGVVADLAALGARRVQTVHYAADPEIYRRLSVRQDIDVFFFGHTTEYREEWLDWMIGRPSVAMPAARFAVRGRRLDGLGSAERLPYLSFSKLREYVSRSRVNLAITRRTHADVFASSTMRPFELAMMGACTVANPCLGIERWFDPGREIVVVGSTDEALDRYRFLLSHESEREAIGRAARRRAVAEHTFVHRARDLLSIVRDC; from the coding sequence ATGACCTTGCTCGTCGTGTGCTCGTCGCTCGACCTGCGGGCACCGCTGTCGGCGACACCTGCCTGGTGGCAGCTGCTGAAGGGGCTGTACGAAGCCGGCGCGCACCTGCTGGTCACGACCTACCATGGCGCGACGCCGCAGGCGCCGTGGTGGCAGGCCTTCCCGAACCCCCTGCGGATCGCGGGCGACACCTTTGCCGGAGTCCGGGAGGTCGCGCGTCGCGTGAGGGGTGACGCACGGGGGCGGTCGGCGACGGGCTCCCGGCGTCGAGTGCCCGTCGAGGGCCTCGGGGATCGGCTCGTGAGGACGATGGCCCACGGCCTGGCGGCGCCCGTGTGGACCCGCCATCTGTCGTCCATTCTCGCGCGGCACGACGACGTCGAGGCCGTCCTGATGTTGTCGGTGCCGCCCAATCACGTGCGCGGCGTCGCGTCGGCCCTCCGCGCGCGCTTCTCCCGGCCAGTGATCTTCTACGATGGAGACGCGCCGGCCAGCCTGCCGGCCTGGAGCGGTTTCGCGACGGGGTTCCGCATCTACGATGGCGCGGATCTGGCGGAGTTCGACGCGGTCGTGTCGAATTCGGAGGGGGTGGTCGCCGACCTCGCGGCGCTCGGTGCGCGGCGGGTCCAGACGGTGCACTACGCTGCCGACCCCGAGATTTACCGGCGCCTCAGCGTGCGCCAGGACATCGACGTGTTCTTCTTCGGGCATACCACCGAGTACCGTGAGGAGTGGCTCGACTGGATGATTGGGCGCCCGTCCGTGGCCATGCCGGCGGCGCGGTTCGCCGTGCGCGGGCGGCGGCTCGATGGCCTCGGGTCGGCCGAGCGGCTGCCCTATCTGTCGTTCTCGAAGCTGCGCGAATACGTCTCCCGCAGCCGGGTGAACCTGGCAATCACCCGTCGTACGCACGCCGACGTCTTCGCCTCGTCGACCATGCGACCCTTCGAGCTGGCGATGATGGGCGCGTGCACCGTCGCCAATCCCTGTCTCGGCATCGAGCGCTGGTTCGACCCGGGCCGCGAGATCGTCGTCGTCGGGTCGACCGACGAGGCGCTGGACCGGTATCGGTTCCTGTTGTCGCACGAGAGTGAACGCGAGGCCATCGGTCGGGCGGCGAGACGGCGGGCCGTCGCCGAACACACGTTCGTGCACCGGGCCCGCGACCTGCTGTCCATTGTCCGGGACTGCTAG